The Osmia bicornis bicornis chromosome 12, iOsmBic2.1, whole genome shotgun sequence genome includes a region encoding these proteins:
- the LOC114871320 gene encoding G-protein coupled receptor Mth2-like, whose product MSGNSKMLSLLLYVLLCDLAICMVRTNDKMPTMYSISLQNRTSIPEKYKNLPLVGKCCPEGKVLMKQTSCLAVDPSTIHTFSPLFSKFNKSGYEVPGKKQNTFVAIVGNPCKYKKYILNPNDTILDSNHLLLNGSVFAPYEEQVMLNPGVDYCMEIVPELGLKTFVCFSEDRVIVAADSRFTIYACGLLISVPFLILTILAYSITPKLRDVFGKALCRYCGCLALAFITLAITQLGSLHLSSETCTSIAFVIQFSFVACFFWLNVMCIEMWSLVRSHVDRDTYRRMKPKTLFFWYSLWCWGPSVILILVSMIMDLSPTIPATYVKPNFSKESCQFKSSGKSMPYFYVPVGLLLLEDVILFALTFIKLTKYQKDLDLRRLARNQESDRIDRRFLRRLMRTTLVCLIVFFLMGLNWTMELISWFVHGNSFDWSTFDLVNALQGVLVFGLFVLRRPPRDFVWYRIQQLRGKDVAEPENRSMELYLLPIMNGDSASRQTIIP is encoded by the exons ATGTCTGGAAATTCTAAAATGCTTTCGCTGCTACTGTACGTTCTTCTGTGTGACCTGGCGATTTGCATGGTTCGTACGAACGATAAAATGCCAACGATGTATTCGATTTCTTTG cAAAATAGGACATCTATACCggagaaatataaaaatttaccaCTGGTTGGAAAATGTTGCCCAGAGGGGAAGGTTTTAATGAAACAAACGAGTTGCTTGGCTGTGGATCCATCGACAATTCATACTTTCTCGCCTCTTTTtagtaaatttaataaaagcggATATGAGGTCCCGGGTAAAAAACAAAACACGTTCGTCGCAATTGTTGGAAATCCTTGCAAATATAAAAA ATATATTTTAAATCCCAATGACACCATCCTCGATTCCAATCATTTATTACTAAATGGATCAGTGTTCGCACCTTATGAAGAGCAGGTGATGTTGAATCCTGGGGTTGATTATTGCATGGAAATCGTTCCGGAATTAGGACTCAAAACTTTTGTGTGCTTTTCTGAAG ATCGAGTAATAGTAGCTGCGGACTCGCGATTTACAATTTACGCCTGCGGACTTTTAATATCGGTGCCATTCTTAATCCTCACCATTCTGGCTTATTCCATCACTCCAAAATTAAGGGACGTTTTTGGAAAAGCATTGTGTCGTTACTGTGGTTGTTTAGCATTGGCTTTTATCACTTTAGCAATCACGCAATTGGGAAGCTTGCATCTATCGAGCGAAACTTGTACCAGTATAG CATTCGTCATCCAGTTCTCCTTCGTCGCATGCTTCTTCTGGCTAAATGTGATGTGCATCGAAATGTGGTCCCTGGTGCGTAGCCACGTTGATCGTGATACCTACAGAAGAATGAAACCAAAAACGTTATTCTTCTGGTACTCTTTATGGTGTTGGGGTCCCTCGGTGATACTTATCCTCGTCTCGATGATTATGGATCTGAGCCCGACGATACCAGCGACTTATGTGAAGCCAAACTTCAGCAAGGAGAGCTGCCAGTTCAAAT CGAGTGGCAAATCAATGCCATACTTCTACGTGCCGGTCGGACTGCTGCTTCTAGAAGACGTGATTCTCTTCGCCCTGACATTTATCAAACTGACGAAATATCAGAAGGATCTTGACTTGAGACGTTTGGCGAGGAATCAAGAATCTGATCGGATCGATCGAAGATTCCTTCGACGTTTGATGAGAACAACGTTAGTTTGCTTGATAGTCTTTTTCCTGATGGGTCTGAATTGGACAATGGAGTTGATATCCTGGTTCGTCCACGGGAATTCCTTTGACTGGTCCACCTTCGACCTCGTCAATGCTCTGCAGGGTGTCCTTGTGTTCGGTTTGTTCGTTCTACGAAGGCCACCGAGAGATTTCGTTTGGTACCGAATACAACAGCTTCGTGGCAAGGACGTAGCTGAACCCGAAAACAGAAGCATGGAATTGTATTTGCTTCCTATAATGAACGGTGATTCTGCGTCTAGACAAACGATCATTCCGTGA